The Sphingobacterium bambusae genome includes a window with the following:
- a CDS encoding heme/hemin ABC transporter substrate-binding protein, translated as MKEFIKYSSSFLGGFTIRITAIMVCYLCCSISVSANPKRIISLGGAISETITALGLGAHLVAVDVTSVYPETVKRLPKVSKNRSVSTEGLISFRPDLVIAPQGDVPEGIIQALRGAGIRFVAVKQEYSVKGALAFIREIGTIVGVKQKGEALALETEKRIIKAQQLVKSSSTSKPKVLFIYARGTGTMTVAGRGSNMDAIISLAGGRNAIQEFNRYKTYSTEGLVSANPDALLLFDFGVQSLGGKAAILEMPGVAFTNAGKKKRILSVDGPLMVNFSVRLDQAILALHGELKK; from the coding sequence ATGAAGGAATTTATCAAATATAGCAGCTCCTTTCTAGGAGGTTTTACCATAAGAATTACGGCCATCATGGTTTGTTACCTGTGCTGTAGTATTAGTGTTTCGGCGAACCCCAAGCGAATTATAAGCTTGGGGGGAGCAATTTCCGAAACGATTACAGCATTGGGGCTTGGGGCTCACTTAGTAGCCGTGGATGTGACGAGTGTCTATCCTGAGACAGTGAAGCGCTTACCTAAAGTGAGTAAAAATCGCTCGGTATCCACCGAAGGATTGATCAGTTTTCGTCCCGACTTGGTGATTGCACCACAAGGGGATGTGCCGGAAGGGATTATACAGGCTTTGCGTGGGGCGGGCATTCGCTTTGTTGCTGTTAAGCAGGAATATTCCGTGAAAGGTGCATTGGCGTTTATCCGGGAGATAGGTACCATCGTTGGCGTAAAGCAAAAGGGTGAGGCATTGGCCCTAGAAACCGAAAAGCGCATCATCAAAGCACAACAGCTGGTGAAATCCAGCAGTACGAGCAAACCTAAAGTGCTTTTCATCTATGCGCGCGGTACAGGCACCATGACGGTGGCTGGGCGCGGAAGTAATATGGATGCCATTATTTCTCTGGCCGGTGGACGAAATGCTATTCAGGAGTTCAATCGTTATAAAACCTATAGCACAGAGGGATTGGTCAGTGCCAATCCGGACGCTCTTCTTTTATTTGATTTTGGCGTACAAAGCTTGGGAGGAAAGGCGGCTATTTTGGAGATGCCCGGTGTGGCTTTTACCAACGCAGGCAAAAAAAAGCGTATCCTTTCCGTCGACGGACCGTTGATGGTCAACTTTAGTGTACGCTTGGATCAGGCCATATTGGCCCTTCATGGAGAACTGAAAAAGTAA
- a CDS encoding HmuY family protein — protein MMNIKRIRINMKNKPLNASSTRRRTGRSPWLIGLFFATAMALSCSKEEVQPDLADGKSTVVEDLAGDTGASVGDGVDGKEKRDFRTFLYSFTTKKQIWLNNAADSARYMKTNDWDIAFTEIYNSIVYVNNPEVVKSPGYGGSGQGAIIKVDKPYDEVDIVPEDANFENNQGFVGWQGWPQQYNYGWYNYSLNTHLAVPIKGRTFILKTATGKYAKLELINVYQGNPPVVTNLHWPAPYLTFRFFVQEDGSTNLKTR, from the coding sequence ATGATGAACATAAAACGCATACGGATCAACATGAAAAACAAACCGCTTAACGCTTCTTCCACAAGACGTCGAACAGGACGCTCGCCATGGCTGATCGGATTATTCTTTGCTACGGCTATGGCACTGTCCTGTAGCAAAGAAGAAGTACAACCTGATTTGGCCGACGGGAAAAGCACCGTCGTGGAAGATCTCGCAGGCGATACCGGCGCCTCGGTAGGCGATGGTGTCGATGGCAAAGAAAAACGTGATTTCCGCACCTTTCTGTATAGCTTCACTACAAAAAAACAGATCTGGCTCAACAATGCGGCCGACTCGGCGCGCTACATGAAGACCAATGACTGGGATATAGCCTTCACAGAAATCTATAACTCCATCGTCTATGTCAACAACCCCGAGGTCGTGAAAAGCCCGGGCTACGGTGGAAGCGGACAAGGCGCAATCATCAAGGTTGATAAACCCTACGATGAAGTGGATATCGTGCCCGAGGATGCCAATTTTGAAAACAACCAAGGCTTTGTGGGCTGGCAAGGATGGCCCCAGCAGTATAATTATGGATGGTATAACTACAGCCTCAATACCCACTTGGCTGTACCAATTAAAGGACGAACATTCATACTGAAAACAGCCACAGGCAAGTATGCCAAGCTAGAGCTGATCAATGTGTATCAAGGAAACCCGCCGGTAGTCACCAACCTGCACTGGCCCGCCCCTTACCTCACCTTCCGCTTTTTTGTGCAGGAGGATGGAAGCACAAACCTAAAAACAAGATAA
- a CDS encoding HmuY family protein, translating to MITKFKNNSLIFSFRIACCGLLLAPFVACSDKGETPEPEPILPELPAITVTSSGTYTVNNLPGDTTQTMSGQDVTSDGNFQTIYYSLEDGRAIPKEYAATDKWDIAFAGIYNSSIWANHGEVQFEDGSKGPGFGSTGRGGLHLVVDSEVDSKYYDSNTHKPKVLPIPFSYLDEAYNKIAEVPAAAQAKLLSNGYLNLDHFLGSGDGYAFYDFYGTMYPGNAKKSHVVYNMARPIIIKTAKGNWAKVIIYSFYKNKPEDPDRDDKAPFISFKYTILKDKSTDFSTAE from the coding sequence ATGATAACGAAATTTAAAAACAACAGCTTGATCTTCTCCTTTCGAATAGCCTGTTGCGGCCTGCTTTTAGCACCCTTCGTCGCCTGTTCGGACAAAGGCGAAACGCCTGAACCCGAGCCGATCTTGCCGGAGTTACCAGCCATCACCGTAACCAGCAGTGGCACCTACACCGTAAACAATCTCCCTGGCGACACCACGCAAACCATGTCTGGACAAGACGTAACGAGCGATGGCAATTTCCAAACGATCTACTACAGCTTGGAAGACGGACGCGCCATTCCTAAAGAATATGCAGCCACCGATAAATGGGACATCGCTTTTGCTGGTATCTACAACAGCAGCATTTGGGCAAACCACGGCGAAGTGCAATTTGAGGATGGCAGCAAAGGCCCTGGGTTTGGAAGCACCGGTCGCGGCGGACTTCACTTGGTTGTCGACAGCGAGGTGGACAGCAAATACTACGACAGCAATACGCACAAGCCAAAAGTGTTACCTATACCATTCAGCTACCTCGATGAAGCGTACAATAAAATAGCAGAAGTCCCGGCGGCGGCGCAGGCAAAGCTACTCTCCAACGGCTACCTGAACCTGGATCATTTTCTGGGGAGTGGTGATGGCTATGCCTTTTACGATTTCTATGGCACGATGTATCCCGGCAATGCTAAAAAATCACATGTGGTATACAACATGGCGCGCCCCATTATTATCAAAACAGCCAAAGGCAACTGGGCGAAGGTTATCATCTACAGTTTCTACAAGAACAAGCCAGAAGACCCCGACCGTGATGATAAAGCTCCTTTCATCAGCTTTAAATACACCATCTTAAAAGATAAAAGTACAGACTTTAGCACAGCAGAATAA
- a CDS encoding HmuY family protein: MTTKKNLLAYLFAGLFITCITGACSKNDAPAPEEEEKEEFTIINEYTKQDTNGVVYVTDYPLDQAAITEVHTYTDFTYFDFNSNAFVSIDKAKSPTDWDIAFKGKDGSNIFMNGFAFNNHFEDPLEGDNRVAYLRGDFDAIETVPEESVFTHRYSLQVNTAALAAEQYNIWAVSENSNDNNLITFTPIPEHLAVYKLTDGRYVKFKMISIYKGALTTPTPQDYQTKRGFISFKYYITEEGSTDLTTKK; the protein is encoded by the coding sequence ATGACAACAAAAAAAAACCTACTAGCTTATCTCTTCGCAGGCCTTTTTATCACATGTATTACCGGTGCCTGCAGCAAAAATGACGCTCCTGCTCCAGAGGAAGAGGAAAAAGAAGAGTTCACCATCATCAATGAATATACCAAGCAAGACACAAATGGTGTGGTCTATGTAACCGACTATCCTTTAGATCAAGCTGCAATTACAGAAGTTCATACCTATACGGATTTTACCTATTTCGACTTTAATAGTAATGCTTTTGTCTCCATAGATAAGGCAAAAAGTCCAACCGATTGGGATATCGCGTTTAAAGGGAAAGACGGATCAAATATTTTCATGAATGGTTTTGCATTCAATAATCATTTCGAAGACCCTTTGGAGGGAGACAACCGCGTCGCCTATCTTCGCGGTGATTTTGATGCTATAGAAACTGTTCCGGAGGAGAGTGTGTTTACACACCGTTATTCTCTTCAAGTTAACACGGCTGCCCTTGCTGCAGAACAATATAACATCTGGGCTGTTAGCGAAAATTCAAATGACAACAACTTAATTACTTTTACACCTATTCCGGAACACTTAGCCGTCTATAAACTGACCGACGGTCGCTACGTAAAATTCAAGATGATCTCCATCTATAAAGGAGCATTAACCACGCCTACGCCACAAGATTATCAAACCAAACGCGGCTTTATCTCTTTCAAATATTATATCACGGAAGAAGGCAGCACGGATCTAACAACAAAAAAGTAA
- a CDS encoding TonB-dependent receptor produces the protein MVFTLSIGIYPAHAQTGIRGNLNGHVTDNNGAPLSHVNLRLMPDMHISHSDEAGNFKFSNIIAGSYKLHVSSLGYAPQEIKVSIAVGKTIRLDIQLAASDQSIEDVLVEAKVGNPDNLIDVSRSAMPVKVIDRRQIELMGSRRLDEVLREQTGVAMVNDIASGSRAVGIQMQGFSSQYIMVLVDGQPMVGRNNGNLDLSRISVTNVERIEIIKGATSCLYGSEALGGAINIITRHGAVEPQARAALFYGTRNLVDATLEGETPFQGQRGSILLTGNYYRNDGFNTDRRYMNGQTIPPTENLTLQSRVRYQLNEIHTVGLQARLNSRRSNNNQAFGRGASLNNNLDNLRDDDINITLNLNSNYSNGLRSMLRYYYTQFDTKMDIVRENSNALLSNNEFNEYNHRIEQQFAYAASSSLKFTSGLGGNLSQMRDASVEQSDLLWNAFAYTQADYIPSETINFVAGLRYDHAGTYGGQLSPSFGAQYHPTEKLTFKVGFGRGFIAPDFKKRYQIFYNALQGYTVMGAEVVKQGLRDLQAAGEISNIQEYTLSNLPDRLLPESSTSFNAGWAYSPSNKLKLEGSWFYHRQENFINTLQIARKINQEQIYTFENIALAYNTGFELSASYSPMPKLDVNIGYQYLITKNKGIIDSISAGRHPYYSIRDARTGTDRASVPSDYIGLWNRSRHMLNANITYRMPWSLTATARANFRSRYGFDDANSNGFYDRYDIEVAAHVIVYASLEKRFRNNRLTATLTAENLFDYVDRLIPGQMGRLLSAGLTYRLFKG, from the coding sequence ATGGTTTTTACACTATCCATCGGAATTTATCCTGCACATGCGCAGACCGGCATAAGGGGAAACCTGAACGGACATGTTACCGACAATAATGGTGCACCATTATCTCATGTAAATCTGAGGTTAATGCCGGATATGCATATTAGTCATAGTGATGAAGCGGGAAATTTCAAGTTTTCGAATATCATTGCAGGAAGTTACAAACTGCATGTTTCTAGCTTAGGCTACGCCCCGCAGGAAATCAAGGTTTCTATCGCGGTAGGCAAAACGATTCGTTTGGACATTCAACTTGCGGCGAGCGATCAAAGCATTGAAGATGTGTTGGTGGAGGCCAAAGTGGGCAATCCTGATAATCTGATTGATGTTTCACGTAGCGCCATGCCTGTCAAGGTTATTGACCGTCGGCAAATCGAGCTGATGGGCAGCCGCCGACTTGATGAGGTACTACGCGAACAGACCGGCGTAGCCATGGTCAACGATATTGCCAGCGGAAGCCGCGCCGTAGGCATACAGATGCAGGGATTTAGTTCGCAATACATTATGGTGTTGGTAGATGGGCAGCCCATGGTAGGGCGCAATAACGGAAACCTTGATCTTTCGCGCATATCCGTGACCAATGTCGAACGCATAGAAATTATCAAGGGCGCTACCTCTTGCCTCTATGGCAGTGAGGCGCTCGGTGGTGCCATCAATATCATCACGCGCCATGGCGCGGTAGAACCGCAGGCTCGTGCCGCCCTATTCTACGGAACCCGCAATCTAGTCGACGCTACGCTGGAAGGCGAAACACCATTCCAAGGCCAGCGCGGCTCTATTTTGTTGACCGGAAACTACTACCGCAACGATGGCTTCAACACCGATAGACGGTACATGAATGGGCAAACAATTCCCCCTACCGAAAACCTAACCTTGCAGTCACGCGTCCGCTATCAGCTCAATGAGATACATACCGTAGGCTTACAAGCACGCTTAAACTCCAGAAGATCGAATAACAACCAAGCTTTCGGCAGAGGGGCGTCCCTTAACAACAACTTGGACAACTTACGTGATGACGACATCAACATCACGCTTAACCTTAACAGTAATTACAGCAATGGCCTTCGCTCAATGCTTCGCTACTACTACACCCAGTTTGATACTAAAATGGATATTGTGCGCGAGAACAGTAATGCCCTACTGTCCAATAACGAGTTCAACGAATACAACCATCGTATCGAGCAACAGTTCGCTTACGCGGCAAGTAGTAGCCTCAAATTCACATCGGGCTTAGGAGGCAACTTGAGTCAGATGCGTGACGCATCTGTCGAACAGTCTGATCTGCTATGGAATGCGTTTGCCTACACCCAAGCCGATTATATACCATCGGAAACCATCAACTTTGTCGCTGGCCTACGCTATGACCATGCCGGCACCTATGGCGGCCAATTAAGTCCCAGCTTTGGTGCACAATATCATCCAACGGAAAAGCTAACGTTTAAAGTCGGTTTCGGTCGTGGCTTCATTGCGCCCGATTTTAAGAAACGCTACCAGATATTTTATAACGCCTTGCAAGGTTACACCGTGATGGGGGCCGAGGTGGTCAAACAAGGTTTACGGGATCTGCAGGCAGCGGGAGAGATATCTAATATTCAAGAATATACGTTAAGTAACCTTCCCGACAGACTACTACCCGAAAGCTCCACATCCTTCAACGCAGGATGGGCATACAGCCCTTCAAACAAGCTAAAACTAGAAGGATCTTGGTTTTACCATCGGCAGGAGAATTTTATCAACACCCTTCAAATTGCAAGGAAGATAAACCAAGAACAAATCTATACATTCGAAAATATTGCACTGGCCTACAACACGGGATTCGAGCTGTCTGCATCCTATTCGCCCATGCCCAAATTGGATGTTAACATCGGCTACCAATACTTGATCACCAAAAACAAGGGAATCATCGATAGCATCAGCGCGGGAAGACATCCCTACTACAGCATTCGCGATGCCCGAACAGGGACAGATCGTGCATCGGTTCCTAGCGACTACATCGGTTTATGGAATAGGTCTCGACATATGCTTAATGCCAATATCACCTACCGCATGCCTTGGAGCTTGACCGCAACCGCGCGTGCTAACTTCCGCAGCCGATATGGTTTTGACGATGCCAACAGCAACGGATTCTACGACAGATACGATATTGAGGTTGCCGCTCATGTAATCGTCTATGCCTCGCTAGAGAAGCGCTTCCGCAACAACCGTCTGACGGCAACACTTACCGCGGAAAATCTATTTGACTACGTAGATCGGCTTATACCGGGACAGATGGGCAGATTACTAAGCGCCGGGCTAACCTACCGGCTATTTAAAGGATAA
- a CDS encoding FecCD family ABC transporter permease — translation MLNRKLIYVGLIAGLVAVILASLAMGAMKIPLGDVLAILGRKIGFPVQRPVQDLYENVLLFVRLPRVVLGILVGAALGISGAAIQGIFRNPLAEPGLIGISAGASLFAVLVIGMEALLFVSLANLLGLYLLAFAAFAGAGVAALLVYQFSKTDGKPNVATMLLAGIAINALAGALTGLFTYLADEQQLRTITFWMLGSLGGANWPTVVGVLPFIALPLILLPFYGRGLNLFAIGESQAEQIGMNPNRIKSVVVLLSTLAVGACVSVTGIIGFVGLLVPHIIRLLGGVDHRLVLPASALLGALVLTVSDMLARILVAPVELPIGVITALLGTPVFLYILYKDKKKILN, via the coding sequence ATGTTGAATCGAAAATTGATATATGTGGGGCTCATCGCCGGGTTGGTTGCCGTTATTTTGGCGTCGCTGGCGATGGGAGCCATGAAAATCCCGCTAGGGGATGTTTTGGCAATTCTGGGGAGAAAAATAGGGTTTCCGGTACAAAGGCCAGTTCAGGATCTGTATGAAAATGTGCTGCTCTTTGTCCGGTTGCCACGCGTGGTACTCGGCATACTGGTTGGCGCTGCATTGGGAATTTCGGGCGCTGCTATACAAGGCATCTTCCGCAATCCGCTTGCTGAGCCTGGGCTTATCGGGATTTCGGCGGGTGCCTCCCTTTTTGCGGTGTTGGTCATCGGCATGGAAGCCTTGCTGTTCGTGTCGCTAGCCAACCTCTTAGGGCTTTATCTATTGGCTTTTGCAGCCTTTGCTGGCGCGGGGGTCGCGGCGCTGTTGGTTTATCAGTTTTCCAAAACTGATGGCAAACCCAATGTGGCCACCATGTTGCTCGCCGGCATAGCAATCAATGCATTGGCTGGTGCGCTGACGGGGCTTTTCACGTACCTCGCCGATGAGCAACAGCTCCGGACGATTACCTTTTGGATGTTGGGCAGCTTAGGCGGGGCAAATTGGCCTACGGTGGTGGGTGTGCTTCCATTTATCGCCCTGCCGTTGATCCTGCTTCCCTTTTATGGACGAGGCTTAAACCTGTTTGCTATCGGTGAGAGCCAAGCGGAGCAGATCGGTATGAACCCCAATCGCATTAAATCAGTGGTGGTATTGCTGTCTACTTTGGCGGTGGGTGCCTGTGTTTCTGTAACGGGAATCATAGGGTTTGTGGGTTTATTAGTGCCGCATATTATCCGTCTGTTGGGCGGCGTAGACCATCGCTTGGTTTTGCCAGCTTCAGCGCTCTTGGGGGCGTTGGTGTTGACGGTCTCGGATATGTTGGCGCGCATTCTAGTCGCGCCGGTAGAACTACCCATAGGTGTAATTACAGCCTTGCTGGGAACACCGGTTTTTCTGTATATCCTATACAAAGACAAAAAGAAGATATTGAATTAA
- a CDS encoding biliverdin-producing heme oxygenase encodes MNLLSNSIKKATKTGHQDTEKKVVMRIKHIKTEQDYLELLRCFYAYFSAVERAIAPYITANTLPDHQERRNSAYIKADIQELGGDLSNLPAATAPSVTNELQAMGALYVLEGSIMGGPYIVQMLKKLGITRGFSFFSGYGENSGQMWHSFTESLNSLPKYELDKVVAVDTAVETFRRFGDVFQEETSLS; translated from the coding sequence ATGAATTTATTAAGCAACAGCATAAAAAAAGCCACCAAAACCGGACATCAGGACACCGAAAAGAAAGTCGTCATGCGCATCAAGCACATCAAAACAGAGCAGGACTATCTTGAACTGCTCCGCTGCTTCTATGCCTATTTTTCTGCCGTGGAGCGAGCAATTGCCCCTTACATTACGGCGAACACCCTCCCAGATCACCAAGAACGAAGAAACTCCGCTTATATTAAAGCGGATATCCAAGAGTTGGGCGGCGATCTTAGCAATCTCCCTGCGGCGACTGCTCCTTCCGTGACGAACGAGCTACAGGCTATGGGTGCCCTCTATGTATTGGAGGGATCCATCATGGGTGGCCCCTACATCGTACAGATGTTAAAGAAGTTGGGCATTACCCGCGGCTTCTCCTTCTTCAGCGGCTACGGTGAAAATTCGGGACAGATGTGGCATTCTTTTACCGAATCGTTGAACAGCCTCCCTAAATACGAGCTGGACAAGGTTGTCGCCGTGGATACGGCCGTGGAGACATTCCGCAGATTTGGTGATGTATTTCAAGAAGAAACCTCGTTGAGCTAG
- a CDS encoding heme ABC transporter ATP-binding protein — MIRVESISFEINKRHLLKDITFSIRKGEMLAILGANGAGKSTLMKILCREKNPSEGRIIYNGRDMNSYSIKELANMRATLYQQNAISLAFTVQEVVLMGRYGKSGKAPELSDEVVLEETMSVCGIAHLAERSMLTLSGGEQQRVHFARVLAQIWDCKEALLLLDEPIANMDMLYQHQTLAIANALTKKGFMVICVLHEINLAAQYADRVIMLKGGRKWWDGTPEEVFTAKNIFSAFGVDAQVRIDPQTLTTQIAPVAVRLEATHFNSSMAASYHQLSLKERMLTYIEQNPEKALWQVADALGTREADLLLIDLGKDVFLLGNDMEKILQRIESLGWVKAMTYNPHCENQREGVYRNFSKEEHVTLFLGEDIDLRIFASRWSLALAVCKPGKESLQFFDKMGKAVHKIMLTEGSYREAFMELVADFKDIQQSLPAFERATRKGMPERRDAEIDVVEFRRSWDSMQDTHEFFGLLRRYGMTRMQALRLAAGRRAVQVTLESFRRTIMQCSLEKIPLMVFTANEGCVQINTGELKRIDQQGKWLTLQSNSTGQIRLNEDAVNSVWHVVKPTADGDVNSLELYDTEGEMIVQFFGERKPGIAELESWREALGHGVV; from the coding sequence ATGATTAGAGTAGAGTCCATAAGCTTTGAGATCAACAAGCGACATTTGTTGAAAGATATTACCTTCAGCATTCGCAAGGGAGAGATGCTCGCAATTCTTGGTGCAAATGGCGCCGGCAAATCCACCTTGATGAAGATCCTCTGTCGGGAAAAGAATCCCTCCGAGGGACGTATTATTTACAACGGCCGGGATATGAATAGCTATTCGATCAAGGAACTTGCGAATATGCGCGCCACACTTTACCAACAAAATGCCATTAGCTTGGCCTTTACCGTGCAAGAGGTGGTGCTAATGGGCCGTTATGGGAAATCAGGAAAAGCACCCGAGCTTTCTGACGAAGTCGTGCTGGAGGAAACGATGAGTGTATGTGGGATCGCTCATTTAGCCGAGCGTTCTATGCTTACCCTCTCTGGTGGGGAGCAACAGCGCGTGCACTTTGCCCGCGTACTGGCGCAGATATGGGATTGTAAGGAGGCCTTGCTGTTACTTGATGAACCCATTGCCAACATGGATATGCTCTATCAGCACCAAACCTTGGCGATAGCAAATGCTTTGACCAAAAAAGGCTTTATGGTGATTTGTGTACTGCATGAAATTAACCTTGCCGCACAATATGCCGACCGCGTTATTATGTTGAAAGGAGGGCGCAAATGGTGGGATGGAACACCGGAGGAAGTGTTTACGGCGAAGAATATTTTTTCAGCCTTTGGGGTGGATGCACAGGTGCGTATTGACCCACAGACGCTGACTACACAGATTGCACCGGTGGCGGTGCGCTTGGAAGCGACACACTTTAATTCCAGTATGGCAGCATCCTACCATCAGCTTTCACTGAAGGAGCGGATGCTGACTTATATCGAACAAAACCCAGAGAAAGCATTGTGGCAGGTGGCGGATGCCTTGGGAACACGAGAGGCAGACTTGTTGTTGATTGATCTGGGGAAAGATGTCTTTCTTTTGGGGAATGATATGGAGAAGATCCTACAGCGTATAGAAAGTCTAGGATGGGTGAAAGCAATGACCTACAATCCGCATTGCGAGAATCAACGGGAGGGGGTGTACCGCAATTTCAGCAAAGAGGAGCATGTGACACTCTTTTTGGGTGAAGATATTGACCTACGGATTTTTGCAAGCCGATGGTCACTAGCTTTGGCGGTATGCAAACCGGGAAAAGAAAGTTTGCAATTTTTTGATAAGATGGGCAAGGCGGTGCATAAAATTATGCTGACGGAAGGTAGCTACCGCGAGGCCTTTATGGAACTGGTGGCCGACTTTAAGGATATACAGCAATCGTTACCCGCTTTTGAACGTGCGACGCGCAAAGGAATGCCCGAGCGGCGGGATGCGGAAATCGATGTGGTTGAGTTTCGACGCTCTTGGGACAGCATGCAGGATACGCACGAGTTTTTTGGTCTCTTGAGACGGTATGGCATGACGCGCATGCAGGCATTGCGTTTAGCTGCCGGCCGGCGTGCCGTGCAGGTTACACTGGAATCCTTTCGGCGCACCATCATGCAATGCTCGTTGGAGAAAATACCCTTAATGGTGTTCACCGCCAATGAGGGCTGCGTGCAGATTAATACGGGCGAGCTCAAGCGTATTGACCAACAGGGCAAGTGGCTTACCTTGCAGAGCAACAGCACGGGACAGATCCGCCTAAACGAGGATGCCGTAAATTCGGTATGGCATGTGGTGAAACCCACCGCAGATGGTGATGTCAACTCGTTGGAGCTGTATGATACCGAAGGAGAGATGATTGTGCAGTTTTTTGGCGAGCGTAAGCCGGGCATTGCCGAACTGGAGAGTTGGCGCGAAGCACTGGGCCATGGCGTAGTTTAA
- a CDS encoding S41 family peptidase — protein sequence MKRIALFCLLFGLVALSSCEKDDPAPHTEDEQLSPGTGSRNELTLDSIFLYARQVYLWHNSLPSYAQFSPRTRYANSALSEIEMYRQELFDMAQYAVNPSKNKPYELEDDAWAPRYSSIQTKTGSSGLLAASTLTGTETLGPSSNFEVGTTKVAYLALNGFPLLSNIKTALDNKFAAIAQDAPSIMIIDLRNNPGGYVETAAHVANLIAPSSANGKLMYTERFNSRLQNANARILQFQPYLDSSGKPVQYQGRSATMADVDYSEKANSVYFSKEGSLTSLRTLYFIVSGTTASAAELLISALKPYVACVLVGERSYGKPVGFFPIHIDQYSLYLASFSLHNAEGWGDYYNGMEPDISVPGLANGDQGNPTEPALKAVLAAIQGDDKSATPRGSVARSLNMNSPSTKRSTAPAFIPIVAQPPLHKH from the coding sequence ATGAAACGAATAGCTCTTTTCTGCCTTCTCTTCGGACTCGTTGCGCTAAGCAGTTGCGAAAAAGATGATCCTGCACCTCACACCGAAGACGAGCAGTTATCACCCGGCACAGGTTCGCGTAACGAACTGACGTTGGACTCTATTTTTCTATATGCACGGCAAGTGTATCTATGGCACAATAGCTTGCCTAGCTACGCACAGTTTTCGCCGCGTACACGCTACGCAAACAGTGCACTATCCGAAATCGAGATGTACCGACAGGAGCTCTTCGACATGGCGCAATACGCCGTCAATCCCAGTAAAAACAAGCCTTACGAGCTAGAAGATGATGCTTGGGCACCGCGCTACTCCTCCATCCAGACCAAAACGGGCAGTAGCGGTCTTTTAGCAGCAAGTACCTTAACAGGCACAGAAACACTGGGCCCTTCCAGCAACTTTGAGGTGGGTACGACGAAAGTTGCCTACTTAGCCTTAAACGGCTTTCCATTGCTTAGCAATATCAAGACAGCATTGGATAATAAGTTTGCCGCTATCGCGCAGGATGCTCCAAGCATTATGATTATCGACCTGCGCAATAATCCCGGCGGATATGTGGAAACTGCAGCCCATGTAGCCAATCTCATTGCGCCCAGCAGTGCTAATGGAAAGTTGATGTATACCGAGCGGTTTAACAGTCGCCTACAAAATGCGAACGCTCGAATATTGCAGTTTCAACCTTACCTGGACAGCTCGGGCAAGCCGGTGCAATACCAAGGACGCTCCGCAACAATGGCTGATGTAGATTATTCAGAAAAAGCAAACAGCGTCTATTTCAGCAAGGAAGGTAGCCTTACATCGCTGCGAACGCTATACTTCATCGTCTCAGGAACAACGGCTTCCGCAGCTGAGCTGTTGATCAGCGCACTTAAACCCTATGTAGCCTGTGTGCTGGTGGGCGAGCGCAGCTATGGCAAGCCTGTGGGCTTTTTCCCGATACATATTGACCAATACAGCCTTTACCTCGCCAGTTTCAGCTTGCATAATGCCGAGGGTTGGGGCGATTATTATAACGGCATGGAGCCCGATATTTCGGTACCCGGATTAGCAAACGGAGATCAGGGCAACCCAACTGAGCCGGCCTTGAAGGCCGTCCTCGCCGCTATCCAAGGGGACGATAAATCTGCTACGCCGCGCGGCAGTGTAGCAAGATCCCTCAATATGAACAGCCCCTCGACCAAGCGCTCGACAGCTCCTGCATTTATTCCTATTGTGGCACAGCCGCCACTACATAAACATTAA
- a CDS encoding transcriptional repressor: MKRQKLTDFQKMGHSEWLINRLQNYCLARRMKYSEKRLMVAIKLAEIDRKVEAEELWILLKKDGYPISIASVYLNLGVLVDAGICAAERLTQRQALYFVPATA, translated from the coding sequence ATGAAAAGACAAAAGCTAACGGATTTTCAAAAGATGGGCCACAGCGAATGGCTTATTAACCGATTACAGAACTATTGCCTTGCGCGACGCATGAAATATTCGGAAAAGAGGCTGATGGTGGCCATCAAATTGGCCGAAATAGACCGAAAAGTGGAGGCCGAAGAACTGTGGATTTTATTGAAGAAAGATGGTTACCCGATCAGTATTGCATCGGTTTATCTTAATTTAGGAGTCTTGGTAGATGCCGGTATTTGCGCAGCGGAACGCCTAACGCAAAGGCAGGCCTTGTATTTTGTGCCCGCTACAGCTTAA